In Astyanax mexicanus isolate ESR-SI-001 chromosome 17, AstMex3_surface, whole genome shotgun sequence, a single window of DNA contains:
- the nefla gene encoding neurofilament light polypeptide has protein sequence MSSSGYDPYFSSSCYKRWYVESSPRAPARSRSRTIYTSHAAPLPSARLHYASPGRTSSSSLLLSNPAHSVELDLCQAAQVSSEFRQVRTQEKAQLQELNDRFAGFIERVHELEQQNRALESELLLLRQRHGEPSRLRALYEQEARTLRAAVDEARLEKQAALSQRDHMEDTLRNLQGHYEKEVLAREDAEAKLLEARKEADEGALSQVELEKRVNTLLDELAFLKKIHEGEISELQVQIQYGAQIAVETEATKPDLSSALRDIRSQYERLAARNMQAAEDWFRGKVGHLTESVAHHSEAVRSSKDEAGEYRRQLQACVLEIDACKSLNDSLEKQLRDVEDKQSAEIAAMQDTINELENELRATKGEMARYLKEYQDLLNVKMALDIEIAAYRKLLEGEESRFNVGMGVGMGVAGGLASAYSIGPAYSRPMFTMQSTVSSGAPYLLGSRLISSTLSAMPPRVEKEEEEEEEAEEEEKEEEEEEEGEKEEEKAGEEEEEEKEGEEEEEAKEEEQEEEEEKEGEGEEVEEAAAEAAEEEEEEEKEGEKEEGEEGEGEEAEEGKDEEEGAEKEEAEEEAAAAEEEEEKEKEEKEQEEAAGGEEEGAEEAAGEGEEEEEGEKEEDKEEEAEAESEKDKGEAAAEPESEDTEPAAPAEKQKPEVKKEKAEPEPAKEKVEAKPEPAKEKAKQEPEKPKPKPKEKAEAEKPKPKDEGDKAKAEAKESPKPEPEKKKKEEEKPKAKK, from the exons ATGAGTAGCTCCGGTTACGACCCCtacttctcctcctcctgctACAAGCGCTGGTATGTGGAGAGCAGCCCCAGGGCTCCGGCTCGCAGCCGCTCCCGTACCATCTACACCAGCCACGCCGCGCCGCTGCCCTCGGCCCGGCTGCACTATGCCTCCCCCGGCCGTACCTCGTCCTCCTCCCTGCTGCTGAGCAACCCGGCCCATTCGGTGGAGCTGGACCTGTGCCAGGCAGCTCAGGTCAGCTCCGAGTTTAGGCAAGTGCGCACCCAGGAGAAGGCCCAGCTCCAGGAGCTGAACGACCGCTTCGCCGGCTTCATCGAGCGGGTCCACGAGCTGGAGCAGCAGAACCGTGCCTTGGAATCCGAGCTGCTGCTACTCCGCCAGAGGCATGGAGAACCATCTCGTCTCCGGGCCCTGTACGAGCAAGAGGCCCGAACCCTGAGGGCCGCGGTGGACGAGGCGCGTTTGGAGAAGCAGGCCGCCCTCAGTCAGAGGGACCACATGGAGGACACCCTGAGAAACCTGCAGGGTCACTACGAAAAGGAGGTGCTGGCCCGCGAAGACGCCGAGGCCAAGCTCCTGGAGGCCAGGAAGGAGGCGGACGAGGGTGCTCTGTCCCAAGTAGAGCTAGAGAAGAGGGTCAACACTCTGCTGGACGAGCTGGCCTTCCTCAAGAAGATCCACGAGGGCGAGATCTCCGAGCTCCAGGTGCAGATCCAATACGGGGCGCAGATCGCCGTTGAGACCGAGGCGACCAAACCCGACCTCTCCAGCGCTCTGAGGGACATCCGTTCGCAGTACGAGAGGCTGGCGGCACGAAACATGCAGGCGGCTGAAGACTGGTTCCGCGGCAAAGTGGGGCACCTGACCGAGAGCGTCGCCCACCACAGCGAAGCGGTAAGGAGCTCCAAGGACGAGGCGGGAGAGTACCGCCGTCAGCTGCAGGCCTGCGTCTTGGAGATTGATGCGTGCAAAAGCCTTAACGACTCTCTGGAGAAGCAGCTGAGAGACGTGGAAGACAAGCAGAGTGCAGAGATCGCAGCAATGCAG GACACAATCAACGAGCTAGAAAACGAGCTAAGAGCGACTAAAGGTGAGATGGCCAGGTATCTCAAGGAATACCAGGATCTGCTCAATGTCAAGATGGCCCTCGATATTGAAATAGCTGCATACAG GAAGCTCCTAGAAGGCGAGGAGTCCCGCTTCAACGTGGGCATGGGCGTAGGCATGGGCGTGGCAGGAGGTTTGGCCAGTGCTTACTCGATTGGCCCCGCCTACTCTCGGCCCATGTTCACTATGCAGTCCACGGTGAGCTCTGGCGCCCCCTATCTGCTCGGCTCTCGCCTGATCAGCTCCACTCTCTCAGCTATGCCACCACGAGTggaaaaggaggaggaagaggaggaggaagcggaggaggaagagaaggaagaagaagaagaggaagaaggagaaaaggaggaggagaaggcaggagaagaggaggaagaggaaaaggagggggaagaggaggaggaagctaaagaggaagagcaggaggaagaagaagagaaagaaggag AGGGTGAAGAGGTGGAGGAGGCAGCAGCCGAGGCagcagaagaggaggaggaggaggaaaaggaaggagaaaaagaagaaggagaggaaggagaaggagaggaggctGAAGAAGGTAAGGACGAGGAGGAAGGAGCAgagaaagaagaagcagaagaagaagctgctgctgctgaggaagaggaggaaaaagaaaaggaggagaaggagcAGGAGGAAGCCGCCGGTGGTGAGGAAGAAGGAGCAGAAGAGGCTGcaggagagggagaggaggaggaagagggagagaaagaggaagataaGGAGGAGGAGGCCGAGGCAGAGTCAGAAAAAGATAAAGGTGAGGCAGCCGCAGAACCAGAGAGCGAGGACACAGAACCAGCAGCCCCAGCTGAGAAGCAGAAACCCGAGGTAAAGAAGGAAAAAGCAGAACCTGAACCGGCTAAAGAAAAAGTGGAGGCAAAGCCAGAGCCAGCTAAAGAAAAGGCAAAGCAAGAGCCGGAGAAGCCCAAACCCAAGCCCAAAGAGAAGGCAGAGGCCGAAAAGCCAAAACCGAAAGACGAAGGCGACAAAGCCAAAGCCGAGGCCAAGGAGAGCCCAAAACCCGAgccggagaagaagaagaaagaagaggaGAAGCCTAAAGCAAAGAAGTAA